A section of the Streptococcus oriscaviae genome encodes:
- the nrdG gene encoding anaerobic ribonucleoside-triphosphate reductase activating protein, translated as MNNPKPQEWKSEELSQGRIIDYKPFNFIDGEGVRNSLYVSGCMFHCEGCYNVATWSFKAGIPYTAELEERIMKDLAQPYVQGLTLLGGEPFLNTGILIPLVKRIRKELPDKDIWSWTGYTWEEMMLETPDKLELLSYVDILVDGRYDRTKRNLMLQFRGSSNQRIIDVQQSLAKGEVVIWAKLNDGKQAYEQMERDER; from the coding sequence ATGAATAACCCAAAACCCCAAGAATGGAAAAGTGAGGAACTGAGTCAGGGGCGTATTATTGACTATAAACCCTTTAACTTCATTGATGGTGAAGGAGTCCGCAATTCTCTCTATGTCAGCGGCTGTATGTTTCACTGCGAGGGTTGCTATAATGTTGCTACATGGTCTTTCAAGGCTGGGATTCCCTATACGGCGGAGTTGGAAGAGCGCATCATGAAGGACTTGGCCCAGCCCTATGTGCAGGGCTTGACCCTACTGGGAGGGGAGCCCTTCCTCAATACAGGTATTTTGATTCCTTTGGTTAAGCGGATTCGCAAGGAACTCCCGGATAAGGATATTTGGTCTTGGACGGGTTATACTTGGGAAGAGATGATGCTGGAAACACCGGATAAACTGGAGTTACTCAGTTATGTAGACATTTTGGTCGATGGACGCTATGATCGCACCAAGCGCAATTTGATGCTGCAATTTCGTGGCTCGTCCAATCAGCGCATCATCGATGTCCAACAATCTCTCGCTAAAGGTGAGGTGGTCATTTGGGCCAAGCTGAACGATGGCAAACAAGCCTATGAACAGATGGAGAGAGATGAACGATAA
- a CDS encoding GNAT family N-acetyltransferase, protein MELRRPTLADKATILDMIAEFEREESAMDGGIYSKGMDYEAWLEMNLASEISLSLPEGRVPAIQFVSFDEKGQAIGFLNLRLRLNEFLLRVGGHIGYSIRPSQRGKGYAKEQLRLGLQEAKAKNIHRVLVTCKETNTASRRVILSCGGQKETTVSGIESYWIEVHHE, encoded by the coding sequence ATGGAATTAAGAAGACCAACTTTGGCAGACAAGGCAACTATTCTCGATATGATTGCGGAGTTTGAACGAGAAGAAAGCGCCATGGATGGGGGAATTTACTCTAAGGGCATGGATTATGAGGCCTGGCTTGAAATGAATTTAGCTAGCGAAATCAGTCTTTCTTTGCCTGAGGGGCGCGTGCCGGCTATTCAGTTTGTTTCTTTTGATGAGAAGGGACAGGCAATTGGTTTTCTTAACCTTCGACTACGGCTCAATGAGTTTCTCTTGCGAGTTGGTGGCCATATTGGTTACTCTATTCGACCTAGCCAACGCGGGAAGGGCTATGCCAAGGAGCAGTTGCGATTGGGACTGCAGGAAGCTAAGGCCAAAAATATCCACCGTGTGTTGGTGACCTGTAAGGAGACCAATACAGCTAGCAGACGGGTGATTCTTTCTTGTGGCGGTCAGAAGGAAACCACGGTGTCAGGTATTGAAAGTTATTGGATAGAGGTACATCATGAATAA
- a CDS encoding bifunctional metallophosphatase/5'-nucleotidase, which yields MDFTDISILHTNDLHSYIKNFPKKAQLIADIRAGNEKKGIQTFVFDSGDLFSGNIFFNMYRGVKEIELMNQIGCQAMTLGNHEFDHGDELLSRLNDFAAFPVVSSNLRYRDGEAVDELVPLEDVLEFTMAEKTLYVLGLTTLETQEVASPTDNILFEDPRQALRRQVDQIVSKNPQAHIVLLSHLGYDEDLDLAKEFPEVNVILGGHTHTILKKPSQVGRVSICQTGQYGRFVGHLSLRCYADGRHEVLAYDLIEMEKLTGEDKAVKAIIDQMKSERDAAFSKPIAVLPHALDGERDSIRQGVSSLAPVVCQALFERAGQVGLQADGAVINGFGIRASLSAGPIYYSDLVKVLPFSKRVLLVSIKGSDLVASLKTGLYPQLWGISPDGEDFVVNGRAVEADKNYQIVTNSFVWSGKDNYDDFHQAEIVQDLGLDSDVISEFFRRQFGG from the coding sequence ATGGATTTTACAGATATTAGCATTCTTCATACCAATGACCTGCATTCCTACATAAAGAATTTTCCGAAAAAGGCCCAGCTCATCGCGGATATTCGGGCCGGCAATGAGAAAAAAGGTATTCAGACCTTTGTTTTTGACAGCGGTGATTTATTTTCGGGAAATATTTTTTTCAACATGTACCGAGGCGTTAAGGAAATTGAGTTGATGAATCAGATTGGTTGCCAGGCCATGACCTTGGGCAATCACGAGTTTGATCACGGGGATGAACTGCTTAGCCGCTTGAACGATTTTGCGGCCTTTCCAGTTGTGTCGTCCAATCTGCGTTACCGTGATGGAGAAGCGGTTGATGAACTGGTGCCGCTGGAGGATGTTTTGGAGTTTACTATGGCTGAAAAAACACTCTATGTTTTGGGGTTGACCACCTTAGAAACTCAGGAAGTCGCCTCGCCGACAGACAATATTCTCTTTGAAGATCCCCGACAGGCTCTACGGAGGCAGGTTGACCAGATTGTGAGCAAGAACCCTCAAGCCCACATAGTTTTGCTCAGTCATCTAGGCTACGATGAAGATCTGGACTTGGCAAAGGAATTTCCAGAAGTTAATGTGATTTTAGGTGGGCATACCCATACGATTTTAAAAAAACCTAGTCAAGTGGGCAGAGTCAGCATTTGCCAGACAGGGCAATATGGTCGTTTTGTAGGCCATCTGTCCTTGCGGTGTTATGCAGATGGGCGGCATGAGGTGTTGGCTTATGACTTGATTGAGATGGAGAAATTGACCGGAGAAGACAAGGCGGTTAAGGCCATTATCGACCAGATGAAGTCGGAACGGGACGCAGCTTTTTCCAAACCAATCGCGGTTCTTCCGCATGCGCTAGATGGAGAGCGCGACAGTATTCGTCAAGGCGTGTCCAGTCTCGCTCCTGTCGTCTGTCAGGCCCTTTTTGAGCGGGCCGGCCAGGTGGGCTTGCAGGCAGACGGTGCGGTCATCAACGGTTTTGGTATTCGTGCCTCTTTGTCTGCAGGACCAATCTACTATTCGGATCTGGTCAAGGTTTTGCCCTTTTCTAAGCGCGTGCTGCTGGTTTCTATCAAGGGCAGCGATTTGGTAGCTAGTCTAAAGACAGGTCTTTATCCGCAGCTGTGGGGCATTTCCCCAGACGGTGAAGATTTTGTTGTCAATGGCAGAGCTGTTGAGGCGGACAAGAACTATCAGATTGTAACCAATTCCTTTGTCTGGAGTGGCAAGGATAATTATGATGATTTCCACCAGGCAGAAATTGTACAGGATTTAGGCTTGGATAGTGACGTCATCAGTGAATTTTTCAGAAGACAGTTTGGAGGCTAG
- a CDS encoding quinol oxidase has product MTEREADYKQTEQYSRKRRSGARRRQEGVPFNEDFKQQLLPTRLGPALFWSVLLSLLSVGNPFLTSFATNIQSQNLYAGFAMQAGQSPYGDFFGTNGVLYYLIAFVGSFLGSSIGLAILQFVALLIAGVFFYKIVAYFSQSQETASNFSHWFYLFILALNFGGLYASIFALPFLLTSIWFLIRYFEKAVKDEAFILYGIDAALVFLIDPKSAVLWLVAFLVLLVYNAQHRQMARGFYQLLASLFGFLLIVYSVGYYTFVEQILGMAIQQTFFYNIRLNFGYEGILWTAGLVLGVLVVTGFLKHILMTIASLGQKQHTYIKVVVLLGFLVQTIFIIGNPNFDLNQLTVLFPYGFVMAVAHMKVQPSESEELEDMEGEEPPVVSYLKTSLFLPILACLVIPIQPIYTYFLQADVHQERSQIAQYIRENSEATDTIYAWDDSAQVYLQSERLAAATIITAEPYLNTEENQTSVTYDLNKNQASYIVVRNGLVMLEAVKANLEANYSKVDLGTSQLSLYQKN; this is encoded by the coding sequence ATGACAGAAAGAGAAGCAGACTACAAGCAAACAGAACAGTATTCACGCAAAAGACGTAGTGGAGCAAGACGCAGACAGGAAGGTGTGCCATTTAACGAGGATTTTAAGCAGCAGCTCCTTCCAACGCGGCTTGGGCCAGCTCTTTTTTGGAGTGTTTTGCTCAGTCTTTTGAGTGTGGGTAATCCTTTTTTGACCAGTTTTGCGACAAACATTCAATCTCAAAATCTTTATGCGGGATTTGCCATGCAGGCGGGTCAGAGTCCATACGGGGATTTCTTTGGAACCAACGGCGTACTCTACTACCTGATTGCCTTTGTGGGCTCTTTCCTTGGTAGCTCTATTGGGCTAGCAATTCTTCAGTTTGTGGCGTTGTTGATTGCGGGTGTTTTCTTCTACAAAATTGTAGCTTATTTCAGCCAATCTCAGGAAACAGCAAGCAATTTCAGTCACTGGTTTTATCTCTTTATTCTGGCGCTGAATTTTGGAGGACTTTATGCTAGTATTTTTGCCCTGCCTTTCCTCTTGACCAGTATTTGGTTCTTGATTCGCTACTTTGAGAAGGCAGTGAAGGACGAAGCCTTTATCCTCTACGGAATTGATGCGGCACTGGTCTTTTTGATTGATCCAAAGAGTGCGGTCTTGTGGTTGGTTGCCTTTCTCGTTCTTCTTGTTTACAATGCTCAGCACCGTCAGATGGCACGCGGTTTTTATCAGTTACTGGCATCGCTCTTTGGATTTTTGTTGATCGTCTACTCTGTCGGTTACTATACCTTTGTGGAGCAAATTTTGGGGATGGCTATTCAACAGACCTTCTTCTACAATATCCGTCTCAACTTTGGTTACGAAGGAATCCTCTGGACAGCAGGTCTCGTTCTAGGAGTGTTGGTTGTTACTGGTTTTTTGAAGCATATTCTGATGACAATTGCCTCTCTTGGACAAAAACAACACACCTATATCAAGGTTGTAGTCTTACTGGGTTTTCTGGTGCAGACAATCTTTATCATTGGGAATCCAAACTTTGACCTCAATCAGCTGACTGTCCTCTTTCCTTACGGTTTTGTGATGGCTGTTGCACACATGAAAGTTCAACCGAGTGAGTCAGAGGAGCTAGAGGACATGGAAGGTGAGGAACCTCCAGTTGTTAGCTACTTAAAAACCAGTCTTTTCCTGCCAATTCTGGCTTGTCTGGTCATTCCAATTCAGCCAATCTATACCTACTTCCTACAAGCAGACGTACATCAGGAGCGTAGCCAAATCGCCCAATACATCCGGGAAAATTCAGAAGCTACGGATACCATCTATGCTTGGGATGATAGTGCGCAGGTCTATCTGCAGAGTGAACGGTTGGCTGCTGCGACCATTATTACAGCAGAGCCTTATCTCAATACAGAGGAGAATCAAACATCTGTAACCTATGATTTAAACAAAAATCAGGCTTCGTACATTGTCGTGCGAAATGGTCTGGTTATGCTAGAGGCGGTCAAGGCTAACTTAGAAGCCAATTACAGCAAGGTGGATCTGGGGACTAGTCAGTTGAGCCTTTATCAGAAAAATTGA
- a CDS encoding glycerophosphodiester phosphodiesterase, producing MGKRIIGCLLLVVAIAGLFIRHTMLSTMTTLKKEQEKFQQQLTTTQDDIQALAGEISKENQTIADLTTQESRLIEEKTSLEGKILYPVMVSHRGYNDIAPEESEISYKKAVEDGFTHLEGDIHLTLDGVAVLHHDETINRIARNPDGSRLARTLKISEHTYEELRQYDYGIYKGAEYRGTELLTFDRFIALAKELGVEMLHVELKQDLNADQKKALYEITQKYGMAEKTGWATFYWEEFADFDLFAPEAQLEVLAGTFRPNLIETLQALSNGKRKIIASVGPGVSADNIVSITAAGFDVYVWTVDKASDLAYYGNLAIKAVITNKSSSLEDLLKAEPRARMQVVTSELQQVTTSRSTAQATVYTLQVKQFKQNKRADDFKDKIATRKADIKQMKQHIQVILWASGAGAALGLLLFSLSFLKKKEKANEESVS from the coding sequence ATGGGAAAACGAATTATCGGTTGTTTGTTGTTGGTAGTTGCGATTGCGGGCTTGTTTATCCGCCATACGATGCTTTCCACCATGACCACTCTTAAAAAAGAACAGGAGAAGTTTCAGCAGCAGTTGACAACAACTCAAGACGATATTCAAGCTTTGGCTGGAGAAATTAGCAAGGAAAATCAGACGATAGCGGATTTAACCACTCAGGAATCACGCTTGATAGAGGAGAAAACCAGTTTGGAAGGAAAGATTCTCTATCCTGTTATGGTTTCTCACAGGGGTTACAACGATATTGCGCCTGAGGAAAGTGAGATTTCCTACAAAAAGGCGGTGGAAGATGGCTTTACCCATCTGGAAGGGGATATTCACCTGACCTTAGACGGAGTGGCGGTTCTGCACCACGACGAAACGATTAACCGTATCGCGCGGAATCCGGATGGTTCTCGTTTGGCCAGAACGCTGAAAATATCAGAGCATACTTACGAGGAGTTGCGGCAGTATGATTACGGTATTTACAAGGGAGCGGAGTATCGTGGAACAGAGCTATTGACCTTTGATCGTTTTATCGCCTTGGCTAAGGAGTTGGGTGTTGAAATGCTTCATGTTGAGTTGAAGCAGGATTTGAATGCAGACCAAAAAAAGGCTCTCTACGAGATTACACAGAAGTACGGTATGGCAGAGAAGACAGGTTGGGCTACCTTTTATTGGGAGGAGTTTGCAGATTTTGACTTATTTGCTCCTGAAGCACAGTTGGAGGTACTAGCGGGCACATTTAGGCCGAATTTGATAGAAACCCTTCAAGCCCTTTCCAATGGGAAGCGAAAAATCATTGCTTCAGTAGGGCCAGGTGTTTCTGCGGATAATATTGTGAGCATCACAGCCGCAGGTTTTGATGTCTATGTCTGGACTGTGGATAAGGCCAGTGATTTGGCTTACTATGGAAATTTGGCTATCAAGGCAGTCATCACTAACAAATCCAGCAGTTTGGAAGATTTATTAAAAGCGGAGCCTCGAGCGCGTATGCAGGTGGTGACATCAGAGTTGCAACAAGTAACCACTTCAAGGAGTACAGCGCAAGCCACGGTCTATACCCTTCAGGTCAAACAATTCAAACAAAACAAACGTGCCGATGACTTTAAGGATAAGATTGCCACCAGAAAGGCAGACATCAAACAGATGAAGCAGCACATCCAAGTCATCCTCTGGGCATCTGGAGCCGGCGCTGCACTAGGGCTTCTCTTATTTAGCCTATCCTTCCTCAAGAAAAAAGAGAAAGCGAACGAAGAAAGTGTGAGTTAA
- the nrdD gene encoding anaerobic ribonucleoside-triphosphate reductase, which yields MGATNTVLKELDITVLKRDGRSVAFDQEKIFAALGRANQELQHPISQPALAGIRDAVLAEIARRFSQDIQIYEIQNIVEQELLKAHQYELAEKYIQYRTQCDFRRHQAMDINFEIHKLLSKDQAVVNENANKDSDVFNTQRDLTAGIVGKSIGLKLLPPHVANAHQKGDIHYHDLDYSPYTPMTNCCLIDFKGMLSEGFKIGNAEVESPKSIQTATAQISQIIANVASSQYGGCSADRIDEVLAPYAELNYQKHLKDAQEWVVEGKREEYARAKTQKDIYDAMQSLEYEINTLFTSNGQTPFTSLGFGLGSSWFEREIQKAILNIRIKGLGSEERTAIFPKLIFTVKRGLNLEPDSPNYDIKQLALECATKRMYPDMLSYDKIIDLTGSFKVPMGCRSFLQGWKDENGQDVTSGRMNLGVVTVNLPRIALESAGDMAKFWEIFDERMAIAKDALVYRVERVKEATPANAPILYQYGAFGKRLNKMDEVDEVFKNRRATISLGYIGLYEVATVFFGGQWENNPQAKDFTVEIIKRMKELTAAWADEYGYHFSVYSTPSESLTDRFCRMDTEKFGIVKDITDKQYYTNSFHYDVRKNPTPFEKLDFEKIYPEVGASGGFIHYCEYPVLQQNPKALEAVWDYAYDRVGYLGTNTPIDHCFACGFDGDFEPTERGFKCPNCGNSDPKTVDVVKRTCGYLGNPQARPMVNGRHKEIAARVKHMNGSGL from the coding sequence ATGGGTGCTACAAATACTGTTTTGAAAGAGTTGGATATTACCGTTTTGAAACGGGATGGCCGTAGTGTGGCCTTTGATCAGGAGAAGATTTTTGCGGCCTTAGGGCGGGCCAATCAGGAGCTGCAACATCCTATTTCACAACCTGCTTTAGCGGGAATTCGTGATGCTGTTTTGGCGGAGATTGCTCGTCGCTTCAGTCAGGACATTCAAATTTATGAAATTCAAAATATAGTGGAACAGGAGTTGCTCAAGGCTCACCAGTACGAGTTGGCAGAGAAGTATATCCAGTACCGCACCCAGTGTGATTTTCGTCGCCATCAGGCCATGGATATTAACTTTGAAATTCATAAATTGTTAAGCAAGGATCAGGCGGTGGTCAACGAGAATGCGAATAAGGACTCAGATGTTTTCAATACCCAACGGGATTTGACTGCTGGGATTGTGGGCAAGTCCATCGGACTCAAACTTTTGCCACCGCACGTTGCTAATGCCCATCAGAAGGGTGATATTCACTACCACGATCTGGATTATAGTCCCTACACTCCGATGACCAACTGCTGTCTGATTGATTTCAAAGGGATGTTGTCAGAGGGCTTTAAGATTGGAAATGCTGAAGTAGAGAGCCCTAAGTCTATTCAGACGGCGACGGCTCAGATTTCGCAAATCATTGCCAATGTGGCTTCCAGTCAGTACGGGGGATGTTCGGCCGATCGAATTGACGAGGTGCTGGCGCCTTATGCAGAGCTCAACTATCAGAAGCATCTCAAGGATGCACAGGAGTGGGTTGTTGAGGGTAAGCGAGAAGAGTATGCGCGTGCGAAGACCCAGAAAGATATTTACGATGCCATGCAGTCTTTGGAATACGAAATCAATACTCTTTTCACTTCCAATGGACAAACGCCTTTTACATCGCTTGGTTTTGGTCTAGGCAGTTCGTGGTTTGAACGTGAAATTCAAAAAGCTATCCTCAATATTCGTATCAAGGGGCTGGGAAGTGAAGAACGAACAGCAATTTTTCCAAAACTGATTTTCACAGTCAAACGCGGGCTTAATTTGGAGCCGGATTCGCCTAACTATGACATCAAACAACTGGCTCTGGAATGCGCCACTAAGCGGATGTATCCAGATATGTTGTCCTATGATAAGATTATTGACTTAACAGGTTCCTTCAAGGTGCCGATGGGCTGCCGCTCCTTCCTTCAAGGTTGGAAAGATGAAAACGGACAGGATGTAACTTCTGGACGGATGAATTTGGGAGTGGTAACAGTCAATTTGCCGCGTATCGCACTGGAGTCGGCCGGTGATATGGCCAAGTTCTGGGAAATTTTTGATGAGCGGATGGCGATCGCTAAGGATGCTCTGGTTTACCGTGTTGAGCGGGTCAAGGAAGCGACGCCTGCAAATGCCCCAATTCTTTACCAGTATGGAGCTTTCGGGAAGCGGCTGAATAAGATGGATGAGGTGGATGAGGTCTTTAAAAATCGTAGAGCCACCATTTCTCTGGGCTATATTGGACTGTATGAGGTCGCAACGGTTTTCTTCGGTGGACAGTGGGAGAATAATCCGCAAGCCAAGGACTTTACGGTTGAAATCATCAAGCGAATGAAGGAGCTGACGGCGGCGTGGGCAGATGAATATGGCTACCATTTCTCTGTTTACTCGACACCGTCTGAGAGTTTGACAGACCGTTTCTGCCGCATGGATACAGAGAAGTTTGGTATCGTCAAGGATATTACGGACAAACAGTATTACACGAACAGCTTCCACTATGATGTTCGGAAAAATCCAACACCGTTTGAAAAATTGGATTTTGAGAAGATTTATCCAGAAGTTGGGGCTAGTGGTGGATTTATTCACTACTGTGAATACCCTGTTCTTCAACAGAATCCAAAGGCTCTTGAGGCGGTTTGGGATTATGCTTACGACCGTGTTGGTTACTTGGGTACCAACACGCCGATTGACCATTGTTTTGCCTGTGGTTTTGATGGAGATTTTGAACCGACCGAGCGCGGTTTCAAGTGTCCGAACTGCGGCAATAGCGATCCCAAGACAGTGGATGTGGTCAAGCGGACTTGTGGTTACTTAGGGAATCCACAGGCGCGTCCGATGGTCAATGGTCGTCACAAGGAGATTGCTGCCCGTGTGAAACACATGAATGGCTCGGGCTTGTAA